In Montipora capricornis isolate CH-2021 chromosome 4, ASM3666992v2, whole genome shotgun sequence, a single genomic region encodes these proteins:
- the LOC138045782 gene encoding uncharacterized protein, translated as MAQGLASSTHRTYKSAQLRFVNFCSQAGRLHPNGSPCPASEWTLCLFATHLSSSLCSSSIKIYLSAVRSMHIDLGLPDPLVDCLQLQRVLRGIKRTQGSTGSSRLPITDHHMLIIYKSLCLSNHDHLMFWAASTLAYLGFLRSSEFTVSSLTAFNPLVHLSISDIAVDSHVSPSCLQLNIKASKTDPFRKGCCLYIGTGRPPLCALSALIQYLPLRGQSPGPLFLLSSGQPLSRALLTRWLKDIFAAAGIEGSFSSHSFRIGAATVAARSGIPDHLIQAMGRWNSDAYKLYIRTPAEALAQATSMLSQ; from the coding sequence ATGGCCCAGGGATTGGCTTCCTCTACACACCGCACTTACAAATCTGCTCAGCTTCGTTTTGTCAACTTCTGTTCTCAAGCTGGACGGCTTCACCCTAATGGTTCGCCGTGTCCTGCGAGTGAGTGGACTCTTTGCCTGTTCGCAACCCATCTCTCCTCCTCACTTTGTTCATCGTCCATCAAGATTTATTTATCTGCTGTTCGTTCCATGCACATTGATCTTGGTCTTCCGGACCCACTGGTTGACTGCCTGCAATTGCAACGTGTCCTGCGCGGGATAAAGCGGACTCAAGGCTCAACAGGTTCTTCACGCCTTCCTATTACAGACCACCACATGCTCATTATATACAAGTCCCTCTGCTTGTCCAACCACGATCACTTGATGTTCTGGGCTGCCTCTACCCTCGCCTACCTTGGGTTTCTCCGCTCCTCTGAATTTACAGTTTCGTCCTTGACAGCCTTCAATCCCCTCGTCCATCTGTCGATCAGCGACATTGCTGTGGATTCTCATGTTTCGCCTTCCTGCCTTCAACTTAACATCAAGGCTTCCAAGACTGACCCTTTTCGGAAGGGCTGCTGCCTCTACATTGGCACGGGTCGTCCTCCGCTCTGTGCGTTATCTGCCCTCATACAGTATTTACCTCTCCGAGGCCAGTCACCTGGTCCTTTGTTTCTCCTTTCATCTGGCCAACCTCTCTCTCGTGCCCTTTTGACACGTTggcttaaagatattttcgcaGCTGCAGGTATAGAGGGATCCTTTTCGAGTCATAGCTTCAGGATCGGTGCTGCAACGGTTGCTGCTCGCTCTGGCATTCCCGATCATCTTATTCAGGCCATGGGGCGTTGGAATAGTGATGCCTATAAACTGTATATTAGGACTCCTGCAGAGGCTCTCGCTCAAGCAACCTCCATGCTGTCACAATAA